The uncultured Pseudodesulfovibrio sp. genome contains the following window.
GTTGCGCGCGGCTTTGGAGTTGATGCGGTACGCCTTGAGCATGGGCGGCAGACCCGAGGGCAGGGAGTCGAAGACGCGCTTGCGTCCGGTCCCCTTGTTTTCCTCACGCTTGGTCTTTTCCCAATTATCCCACAGCTCGGTGATGTTGTCGAAATGCTTGTCTCCGAACACGTGCGGGTGGCGACGGATCATCTTGGCCGCACTGTAGTTGATGGAGTCCGCCAGGGTGTGAGAGCCCTCGCGTTCGTACAGGGTGGCCATGAACAGGAGGATGAACATGACGTCGCCCAGTTCCTCCATGGCCTCGCGGGGATCGCCCGAACGGATGCCCTCGATCAGTTCGAAGGCCTCCTCGGCCAGGTAATCGCACAGGGTCAGCGGGGTCTGCTCCTGGTCCCAGGGGCAGCCGTCAGGCGCGATCAGGGCGTCGATGACATCAAGCAGTTCGCGCATGGCACGGGCCGGGGCGGCATGTTTTTTATCGCTCATGGCGAATCTCCTTGGGGAAAGGGAAAACGGGTTCTGAAAAAAGGCTAATCCGCGCTGTCCTTGGCGTGGATGCCCAGTGCGCTTTTGGCCGAATCAAGGGCTTCGGGCAGATCGACGTAATCGTCCAGCTTGTCCACCAGATGCTGCGCCTTGGGCGCGATGTAGGATTCGGTCAGAATGTCGGACTTGGGAGCAAAGGTCTGAAGGAACATCAACCCCACTAGGCAGATGAGCACGCCTTCGCACAGGCCGAAAACACCGCCCAGAGTGCGGTCGATCCAGCCGAGCAGGGAGATTTCCAAAACGCTGCGGATCAGCTTGGTCAGCAGCCAGACGGCAATCAGGGTGCCGAAGAAGATCAGCGAGTAGGACAGGGCGCTGACCGTAATGTCACTGGAAATATACATCTTCAGGTGCGGCGCCAGAGCGTCGTCGAAGCGCGACGCCAGGAAAATGGCGAGGACCACCGAGATGAGCGACAGGACTTCCTGCACCAGGCCTCGGAAGAAACCGCGCAGGATGAAGAGAGCGACAATGCAGATGAGAGCGATATCCAGAAAATTCATATAAATGCACCCATGGTCGGCTAAGGTGAACTTCCTCACAAAGCCCTAGCAAACTGAGACTGAAATGTGAACCGTATTCAATACATATTTTGTAATGGGTTGTCCGGCCAAATCCGGACCAGGGTTGTGTCCCTCGCTGAACTCGGCTACATGAACACCAATCGCCTGTCTTTTTGCAAGGAGTCGTGAATGCAGGTCCATGAGACGGAGTTTCCCGGTCTGTTCGTTTTGGTTCCAAAGGTGTTTCAGGATGAGCGGGGGTTCTTTCTGGAAAGCTATAATGCTGAACATTTTCGGGATCTTGGCATAGACTGCGGGTTCGTTCAGGACAATCACGCCTATTCCAAGGACGTCGGCGTGTTGCGCGGTTTCCATTTTCAGGTTCCCCCCATGGCCCAGGCCAAACTGGTATGGGTGACCCGGGGGGCTGTCCTGGATGTTGTTGTAGACCTGCGCAAGGGATCCCCCACCTACGGCAAGGTCGAGCATGTAATTCTCAGCGCCGCCAATTTCAAGCGCATGTACATCCCGAAAGGATTTGGCCATGCGTATGTGACCATCATGCCGGACACGGAGTTCCAGTACAAAGTCGACGCGCCGTATTCTCCGGCGCATGAGGGCGGTCTCGCCTGGAACGATCCCGATATCGGCATGGATTGGGAACCGGCTCTGCAGGGAAGGAAGCCCATCCTTTCGGAAAAGGACCTGAGACAGCCCGGACTGGCCGGTTTCGAATCCCCATTTACCTTCGAGGGTTGAGCTTATGAGCAAGACCGATCCTGAGGCACCGCTGTTCGCCGAAGACTGCCACGCCGTCATCCTTGCCGGGGGCTCCGGCACGCGGTTGTGGCCGCTTTCCAGAAATCTGCTGC
Protein-coding sequences here:
- a CDS encoding CvpA family protein, with translation MNFLDIALICIVALFILRGFFRGLVQEVLSLISVVLAIFLASRFDDALAPHLKMYISSDITVSALSYSLIFFGTLIAVWLLTKLIRSVLEISLLGWIDRTLGGVFGLCEGVLICLVGLMFLQTFAPKSDILTESYIAPKAQHLVDKLDDYVDLPEALDSAKSALGIHAKDSAD
- the mazG gene encoding nucleoside triphosphate pyrophosphohydrolase, which encodes MSDKKHAAPARAMRELLDVIDALIAPDGCPWDQEQTPLTLCDYLAEEAFELIEGIRSGDPREAMEELGDVMFILLFMATLYEREGSHTLADSINYSAAKMIRRHPHVFGDKHFDNITELWDNWEKTKREENKGTGRKRVFDSLPSGLPPMLKAYRINSKAARNGFTWQSDKDVEAHLRGEWDEWQEALASGHAGNSEREFGDYLFTLVELGRRKGIKANAALDFANQKFLARFAKMEELAEMRGLELADLGLDEMNGLWDEVKDWEKA
- the rfbC gene encoding dTDP-4-dehydrorhamnose 3,5-epimerase; this translates as MQVHETEFPGLFVLVPKVFQDERGFFLESYNAEHFRDLGIDCGFVQDNHAYSKDVGVLRGFHFQVPPMAQAKLVWVTRGAVLDVVVDLRKGSPTYGKVEHVILSAANFKRMYIPKGFGHAYVTIMPDTEFQYKVDAPYSPAHEGGLAWNDPDIGMDWEPALQGRKPILSEKDLRQPGLAGFESPFTFEG